TGAACTGCTGGCGTCTTATCCGCTGAATGGCAAGCAGGAATATGCGTATACCTTCCATGCCTGTCCTGATAAAGGGAGAGTGATGCTGGAAGCGAGTGCCGGACAGGAAGAATGTGAATTGACAGAAATATCTTATAATAATGGTGTAATAACCGTGCGTGAACTGCCTCAGTGTGCGGACCACATCTTCGGTAATTTTTCACCTTCAGGAAAGGAGTTTGTAACAGCGCCACATTACGACGGGCCGCTGATGGTATTTGATTATCCGGCAGTTAGCGCGGTGGCGGAACAGACCCAGGATGCGATATTCGACGGCAGCGCAGATTACCCGGCAGAAGAACCGGATTCACTGAACTATAGCGCGTTTTTTATTGATGATAAGAAGATGCTGGTGTATACTGTCTTTGGTCGCTTGTTGCTTATAGACAGAGCATCCATGCAGGTAGAAGCAGAAGTGATGCCGGAAGGTATTGAATTTACTGCGTATGATTATAATGGTAATCCTACAAAAAGTAAAGAGAAGATTGTTGATTATAGCAGTAATGTGATTAACATTATGATCGTACATAATCAGCTGTTGCTGACTACCAGCGACGGTGAATTGAGATCTTATAACTTACCATTGTAATCTTCAACCCGCGCGTAGCGCGGGTTGAAGATTACAGCAACAAAAAAAGCGATCGCCAAGGCGATCGCTTTTTTTGTTGCTGACGGGTAAAGCTGTTAATTCTTTACCGCATTCATTTTAATATCTGTAGAATCACCTTTCTGGATGATATAGATGTTTTTGTTTTCGAAGTAGGAAGGTGTGGTTTCACCATCTTTCACATATACCGGCTGGAAGTCGAATTGTGAAATAACTTTCGGAGCATCATTTACTTCGGCGTTGAAGTAAACGCCGTTCTGTTTCATGAGGCGGATAAAGAAGTAGGTCATATCGAATCCTTTATAAGCCATGTCAGAAGGGCGTGCGCGGTATGTTCTGCGGAAGTAGTCGCTTACATAACGGCTATAGTAATCTGTTTTGTCGTTGTAGTAGGGAGAGGAATAATAGATCTGCAGACCTTTAAATTCCGGCTCTTTGAATTTGAATACATCCCAGGTAGGCATACCATAAACCTGCATCGGATAGGTGGCGGAATTGGCGCTGAGCTTGCGCAGGATAGCTTTGGAGCCATTTTCATCCAGGGCTGTTACAACGATGACGTTGGTACGGTCGGTAAGCAGGTATTTAGACAGTTCTTCCGGTGTAGTGGCGTCGGTCCAGACAACTTCGCGAATCCTTGATTTTTTAGGATTGGTAGATTTGTCGTAGGCCGCTTTGAAATCTGCGCCCATGCGGGATTCGAAGGCCGAATTTCTGCGGAGCAGGATAATGTTTTTGTTGGCAAATGCCTGCTGGATATAATCCTGAATAGCTTCACAGTGTGTTTTGAGGGTACTGTTGCTGATAAACAGGAAAGGATTATCGGTGATGCCGCCATCATTCGGATAGGTGGCGGAGATAAAGTTAATTTCTTTATTGCGGGAGAAGTCGCTGAGTTCTTTCAGGTCAGGATTGGTAACAGAAGCGATGATAAGGTCAGTGGCATCCAGTACTTTGCTGTTGATCAGGTTGGGGATGCTTTGTTTGCCTTTGCTGTCGTAAACGGTTACACGGAGGTTATATCCTTGTGCCTGAAGGGTATCCAGTGCCAGCTGGGCGCCTTCGTAAAATTCTAGTCCTGGCAATACATAGCGTGGCATGGTACGGCCTGGAATATCTGTGGAGCCTGCGAAAACAGAATCGAGGAACAATGGGGTGAAAATGGCAACGTTGTAGGTGCTTCTTTTAACATCTCTGGCGAAAGCCGGAACATTAAAAGGGATTTTTTTATCCACTTTTGGTGGTTCAGGTTTTTTCTCGACAGGTTTGTTGGTGGTAACGTTTGCCGGGTTGGAAGTTTTGGAAACGGCTTTTTTAGAAGAAGAGCAGGCGCTGAATGCGACCGCTATGGCCATTCCGGCAAACAGGTGTTTTATAGAAAAAGACAGGTTCATAACAATTGGCAGTTTGTGCTGTGACATAAAATTTAACAACCGACCGGCAGCTACTGCATAAGTTGTGCCGATCGGTTATTGTTGGTTCCTTTTGCCCGTTATTCCCACTCGATAGTAGCAGGTGGCTTGGAACTGATATCATAAACAACGCGGTTAATACCTTTAACGCGGTTGATTATATCGTTCGACATTTTTGCCAGGAATTCGTACGGAAGATGTGCCCAGTCGGCGGTCATACCATCTACGGAGGTTACAGCGCGGAGCGCTACAGTAAACTCGTAGGTACGTTCGTCGCCCATAACACCTACGCTTTGTACCGGGAGGAGGATGGTACCTGCCTGCCATACTTTGTCGTAGAGGCCAGCTTCACGCAGTCCGTCGATATAGATAGCATCTGCCTGCTGGAGCATATCTACTTTTTCAGGAGTGATAGCGCCGAGGATACGGATAGCCAGGCCCGGACCAGGGAAAGGATGGCGTGCCAGGAAGATGTCGCTGATACCGATTTCGCGGCCTACACGGCGTACCTCGTCTTTGAAGAGGAAGCGAAGTGGTTCTACCAGCTGCATATTCATTTTTTCAGGAAGGCCACCTACGTTGTGGTGTGATTTGATGGTAACTGAAGGACCGTTAACAGAAACGGATTCGATTACATCCGGGTAGATGGTTCCTTGTCCGAGGAAGGAAATATCTTTCAGTTCGGCAGCTTCGTGCTGGAATACCTCGATAAAGAGGCGGCCGATGATCTTACGTTTCTTTTCAGGATCGGAAACGCCGTCCAGCTGACCGTAGAAAAGTTCTTTTGCGTTGATACCTTTCACGTTGAGGCCCATATGTTTATAGGACTCGAGTACGGTTTCATATTCGTCTTTGCGGAGCAAACCATTGTCTACGAAGATGCAGAACAGGTTTTTACCGATGGCTTTGTGGATCAGTTCAGCTGCTACGGTACTATCTACGCCACCGCTGAGGGCCATTACCACACGTTTGTCGCCTACCTGTTCCTTAATTTTGGCGATGGTTTCCTGAACGAATTGAGCAGGAGTCCAGTCCTGGGTGCAACCACAAACATGCAGCAGGAAGTTACGGATGATCTGTTTTCCTTCCAGGGAGTGGGTTACTTCCGGGTGGAATTGCAGGCCGTAGATAGGGTTAGCCGCTACGGAAGTGCTTTTGAAGGCAGCAACCGGGATATTTTCGGTGGTAGCGATTATTTCGAAGCTTTCAGGGATGCGTTTGATGGTGTCGGAGTGACTCATCCAAACCTGGCTTTTCCCGGAGATATCATATAATAACTTTTCCTCTTTGTCGTTGTGCTCCATAAAGGCGCGGCCGTATTCACGGATGTTGGATTTAGCCACATCGCCACCGAAGTTTTTGGCCATCAGCTGGGCGCCGTAGCAAACGCCGAGTACCGGTACTTTTGCTGCCATGGCTGCAATATCAACGGTAGGTGCATTCGGATCATTTACGGAAAACGGACTACCGGATAATATAATTCCTTTGATGGACTCGTCCCAGGCAATTGGCTGGAGACATGGTTTAATTTCGCAATAAACATTCAGTTCGCGTATGCTGCGTGCAATCAGCTGTGTATACTGAGAACCGAAATCGAGGATAAGTATCTTTTCTGTCATGGTGGTGCAAAGATAAAGTCATTCCGGTAAATTCAGATTTTGAAATTCCAAATTCCGAAATCTGCCGTATCTTCCGGTATTAATATACCCTTTATGAGAAAAAATATAAGCTGGTACTTTAGCTTCCTAACCCTTGCCACTGTTACGTTTTTAACTTCCTGCAATCAATTTGGTAGAACCGTCAAAGGAAACGGTCAGGTGATCACAGAAAATCGTCCGGTGGCTCCTTTTAAGGCCATCCGCGTAGAAGCAGGAATGAATGTTTTTATTAAACAGGGCCCTACACAGTCGGCCACCATTGATGCGGAAAGTAATATTATGCCCCTGATAGAGCTGGTACCAGACGGTGATCAGTTGATAATCAGGCTGAAAAACAAACTGAGTGCGCGGACACATAATAAATTCGATATACATATCTCTACCGAAGAATTGAGTAAGGTAGCCGTTGCCGGTAGTGGAGATATTGAGCTGGACGGGCAATTCACGTCTAAAGATGCCATCGAAGTGAAGATTGGCGGAGCGGGTAGCATTTCCGGACAGCTGGATGCACCTAAAGTGACAGCAGCTATTGCAGGTGCCGGTGATATCAAACTGACCGGCCAGACCCGCGATTTGAGCGTAAGTATCGGTGGTGCAGGTAATTTCGTTGGTGATAACCTGCTTTCTGAAAATGCAGAAGTAAAAATTGCAGGTAGCGGCGATGCAAAAGTGCATGCGAGCGTTTCCCTGAAAGCAAAAATTGCAGGTTCCGGAGATATTGCCTACAAGGGCTCTCCTCAGGTATCCTCTTCTATAGCGGGTTCGGGCTCTGTTAAGAAAATTGATTAAAAATATTTACAAAATTTTAACAAATTTCTTATCATAAAAAGTCTGATTCTTAGTTATTTAGATTGGTAAAAAACTAAAGTCCTTTAGTCCAGGTACTGCATCAAATATGTAAGCCGATTGGTGCAGTATCTGGCTGGGGCACAAGCCACCAACTATCTATCTCCTGCTTACTACCCCATATAAATTCCCTGCCTTTTGAGGTTGCCTTTGTATCAAATTATTATTAAATCATATAATTCAATCTATCTTTTTTGTAAGTTTACAGCTTCAAAAGCTTGAACCTCCTGTTTCTTTATGAATGTAAAACCGAAGGTCCTGGTCGTATACTATACTCAAACCGGACAACTTAGAAGGATTGTTGATCATGTGCTGGCGCCCCTGGAAGGGAAAGTGGATGTTACCTATGAGCAACTGGTACCAGTAGAGCCTTTTGTATTTCCCTGGAAGAAAGAGACTTTTTACGACACCATGCCGGAAACGGTACTGGGAAGACCTCGTGGTATTCAGCCGCTGAAAGTGGATGTTAACGCGCATTTCGACCTGGTATTGCTGGCGTATCAGCCCTGGTTCCTGTCCCCATCACAGCCAACGGCAGCCTTCCTCCAGAGCGGTGATGCTGCGAAGCTCCTGAAGGGAAAAACCGTGGTAACCCTCGTTGGTGGCCGTAATATGTGGCTCAATGCCCAGGAAACGGTAAAACAGCATCTTGATAAGGCAGGTGCCAAACTGGCCGGAAATATTGTACTTGTTGATAAATCCCCTAACCTGGTTTCCCTGGTAACTGTTTTGCGCTGGTTGTTTAAAGGTAAAAAAGAAGCCTCCCGATTCCTGCCACAGGGTGGTGTTCAGGAAAATGAAATCATTACCAGCAAGCGTTTTGCAGGCCCGCTGGGCAAGGCATTGGAGTCGGCAGACTGGCAGCCGCTGCAAGGTGAATTACTGGCCATGGATGCCGTAGAACTGATTCCTGACCTTATTTTGCTTGAAGACCGTGGTATCAAAGCCTTCCGCTACTGGGCAAAATTCATTAGCGCCAAAGGTGGCCCCGGTGAAGCCTCCCGCAAACCAAGGGTTTCCATGTACCGTTCCCTGCTGATCCCTGGAATCATCGTACTGTCGCCGGTTACGATCATTTCATCCCTTATAAAGAAAAACCTGAAAAAGGCGGAATTACAACGAAAAGTAGACTACTACAAAGGCGTCTCCCTGCGCAATTAATCAAATAAATGCAGATCTGGCTATATCATCTGCATACCATATAACCCTTTTCGGGTAATGGCGTAATAATTGTAATTCAGATTAGAATTTTATATTTACGCTCTATAATTTGTGTACAAATCAAAGCATGTTTCATTGTGATGTTTGCTAAGGTTTTGTAACTAACCTTAATCAGATCGAATTTTTTTCAAATGAAGGAAGTATATATTACCAGGCTTTCCAAATTTTTGCCAAACAAGCCTGTCGAAAATGAAGAAATGGAAAGCATCCTCGGAATGGTGGACGGAAAGCCTTCCCGTATGCGTTTGAAGATTTTGGGTAATAACAAGATCAAAACAAGATACTACTCACTGGACCAGGACGGAAAATCTACGCATTCCAATGCCGAAATGACTGCTGAGGCAGTAAAAGCACTGTTTGACGAGAAAAATCCAATCAGCGACTTACAACTGCTGGCCTGTGGTACTACTTCTCCTGATCAGCTCCTGCCAAACCATGCCGCTATGGTGCATGGTTTGCTGAAATGCCAGCCCGTTGAACTTATTGCTGCCACCGGCGCCTGCGCTGCTGGTATGCAAGCCTTCAAGTATGCCTGGATGTCTATCCGCTGTGGAAACACTTCCAACGCAGTTAGTACCGGCTCTGAAAAATTCTCCGCCTGGATGCTGGCCGAAAAATTCCAGCCGGAAGCTGATAAACAAAACCTCCTGGCACAAAATGGCTTCATCGCCTTTGAAAAAGACTTCCTCCGCTGGATGCTCTCCGATGGCGCCAGCGCTGCATATTTCTCTGATAAGCCTAATGAAGATGGTATCTCCCTCCGTGTAGACTGGGTGGAAATTGCTTCTTATGCGCATGAGCTGGAAACCTGCATGTATGCTGGTTCCGTGAAAAACGAAGATGGTTCTACCAAAGGATGGATCGATATGACTCCTGACGAGTGGGCAGAACACAGTGTTTTCTCCTTTAAGCAGGATACCCGATTACTCGGAAAAAATATTGTTCCTTCCGGTGCTGTCATGTGGAAACAAATGGTAGAACGTTATGGCATCAACCTCGACGAAATCGACTGGTTCCTGCCTCACCTGTCTTCCGAATTTTTCCGCTTGAAAATTGATGAGGAAATCACCCGTATCGGCGTGCCTATCCCATTGGAAAAATGGTTCACCAACCTGGCCAATGTAGGTAACGTAGGTACCGCATCTCCTTACCTGATGCTGGAAGAACTGATGAATACCGGCCAACTGAAAAAAGGCCAGAAAATTGTGATGATGGTTCCGGAAAGCGCGCGCTTCTCCTATGCCTATGCCGGTATTACTGTTGTATAATAATCACCCTTAAAAACTGCTGACATGAAAAAAGATGAGGTGCCTCAGGATGGCGATAACCTGCATGAAGGTACTTTCAAACAGATTATGTATGCGGTGGATAACGCAGGAAATTACGTCCAGGTGCAAAGTGCAGGGTGGGAGCCCGAAAACGTAGCCCTGGGACAAGCCTGGGAAGAAGTGCATGAAAGAGTAAACACTGCCAGAAACCGCGTATTGGCCGGAGAAATCAGTCCGATCGCTTATTACATGGAAAAAAATATCATGGACCTGGCATTGCTGGCAAACTATGTCGGCAAATTCCAATGGCAGGTGAAAAGACATATGAAACCTGCTGTCTTTAAACGACTGAGTCCCCAAATGCTGCAACGTTACGCGGATGCCTTCAAAATCAGTGTGACAGCGCTTCAGCAGATTAAATAATTCAACAGTATAATTATCAGACGGAGTTTCGTACAACCGGAACTCCGTTTGATAATTATAGCGACATAATTCAACTATGAGCGATATTCATTTCCATCACACCCAGACAGCGCATTGCGAAAGTGGCGTTATCTCCAACCTTCTGGGCCACCATGGCTTGCAAATCAGTGAGCCCATGGCCTTTGGTATCGGAGCAGGCCTGTTTTTCGGACACCTGCCGTTTGTAAAGGTGAATGGCGTGCCAGGAACTACCTACAGGATCTGGCCGGGAGCAATTTTTCAGCGGGTATGTGACCGCCTCGGCATTAAAATGCAGGTTGAAAAATTCAACTCCGTGGAAAAAGGAATGACAGCACTGGACAATACCCTGGCAGCAGGAAGTCCGGCAGGAATGCTCTCCAGCGTATACTACCTGACTTATTTCCCGGAATCTTACCGTTTCCACTTCAACGCACATAACCTGGTGGTATACGGAAAAGAAAACGGACAATACCTGGTCAGTGACCCGGTGATGGACACGGTAACGGCTATATCCCCGGAAGCATTGGCACAGGCCCGCTTTGCAAAAGGATTTCCGGCGCCTAAAGGAAAAATGTATTATCCCGTTAGTGTTCCCAAAGAGGTCTCTTTAGAAAAACCGATTATCGCAGGTATCAAACAAACCTGTCACTATATGCTGAAAGTACCTATTCCTATGTTTGGAGTAGATGGTATCCGTTTTTTAGCAAAAAGAATAAAAAAATACCCTGAAAAGCTGGACCCTCGCCGGGCCGGACTCTACCTGGGCAACGTTATCCGTATGCAGGAAGAAATTGGCACCGGTGGTGCTGGTTTCCGCTTTATCTATGCTGCATTTCTACAGGAAGCATCAGAAAAACTCAATAAACCGGAGTTGTCTGTGCTGGCAGGTGAGCTGACCCAGATCGGTGACCTGTGGCGTAATTTCGCCTTTTCCGCCGGCAGGGTGTGTAAAAGTCGTAGTGCCGATAACGTTTCCTATGGCGACCTGAGTGAAATGCTTTTCCGTAACGCCGCCGCTGAAGAAGCTTTCTTCCGTAAGCTCAGCAAGGTGTTTTAATTGAGTGATATGGCTGCTATTGATGTAAAAGAATTGTACAAAACCTATAAAGGAGCGGACGAACCTACATTAAAAGGACTCTCCTTTTCTTTCAGGGAAGGCAGTATAGCCGGGTTACTGGGGCCTAACGGCGCCGGTAAAACGACGACGATCTCCATTCTCTGCGGGCTTGTACGGGGCGACAGTGGCAATGTGCTGATAAACGGCCTTCACCAGGATGGCGGCCATCGTGAGGCCATCAAGCGTCTCGTAGGTATTGTGCCACAGCGTATTGCATTGTACCCGCAACTGAGCGCCCTGGAAAATCTGACTTACTTCGGCAATCTTTACGGCTTTAAAGGCAACACATTAAAGACAAAAATTCTTGACCTGCTCGAGCGGTTCGGACTGGAAAAGAGTGTCAATAAAGAAATTTATAAATATTCAGGCGGAATGAAGCGGAGGGCGAATATCATCGCTGCCATCCTTCATCAGCCTGCATTATTGGTGCTGGACGAACCTACAGCTGGCGTAGATGTTCAGTCCAGAAGCGTTATACTCCAGTTTCTGCGCGATTACAACAGCCAGGGCAATAGTATCCTCTATACGTCCCACCTGCTGGAAGAAGCACAGTCTCTTTGCGATGATGTAGTCATCATGGACGAAGGACGCAAAGTTATACAAGGCAACCCTGAAGACCTGATAGCGGCACTGCCCGACTGTCAGAACCTGGAGGATGTTTTCCTGCATTATACAGGATATGCTTTGAGAGATTAATTTTTATACGGGAATTCCGATATGTTACGGTTACTGGCAACTATAAGAAAAGAATGGCAACTATTGAGGCGCGATAAAACAGGACTAACGTTACTGTTTGTCATGCCGGTGATATTGATTACCGTAATGGCACTGATCCAGGATGCGCCTTTTAAGGATTACCAGGAAGTAAAATTTGACATTCTTACGGTTGATAATGATCATGGAAAGTTAGGAAGATATATACGCGAAGGCCTGGAAAGCAGTGGTCAGTTCCGCATCATCGACTCAGTTGATGGCAAAGCACTGGACGTTGCCTCGGCGCGCCAGCTGGTAAACGACGGTACCTATAAGATAAGTATTATCATTCCTGCCGGCGCTACCGGATCTATCGTTAGCAATGCCAATAAGATCGTTAATGATATCTCCAACAGGATGGGCATGTCGGTTTCCCTGCCTGTAAAGAAAGGGAACGATTCCCTGAATGTTATTATCTATTTTGATCCTGCTGCCAAGAAAGCCTTTAAAGGGGCTATTCATCAGGCTATTGATAACTTCCTGACACAGGTAGAAACAGATATGTTGCTGGGACGTATCAAACAGGAATTGCGCCGAAAGGATTCTACTGCCACCGCTGAAAATGATACGATGGCCATCCGCCTGCAGGCGGTTGGACTGAAAGAAGAAGCGACTGGCAACGGTAAGGGAATTGATGTGATTTCCAATTCCGTACAGCATAATGTGCCCGCCTGGAGTATTTTCGCCATGTTCTTTATCGTTATTCCTATTGCCGGTAATATGATCCGGGAGCGGGAAGATGGTAGTTTGCTGAGAATGAAGCTGATACCAGGTTCTTACCTGGAGATACTGACAGGCAAGATGTTCTTTTTTGTAGGCATCTGTGTAATACAATTTTATTGTATGATGCTGGTAGGTATGTATATAATGCCATTGCTGGATCTGCCTAAA
This window of the Chitinophaga sp. Cy-1792 genome carries:
- a CDS encoding ABC transporter permease, which produces MLRLLATIRKEWQLLRRDKTGLTLLFVMPVILITVMALIQDAPFKDYQEVKFDILTVDNDHGKLGRYIREGLESSGQFRIIDSVDGKALDVASARQLVNDGTYKISIIIPAGATGSIVSNANKIVNDISNRMGMSVSLPVKKGNDSLNVIIYFDPAAKKAFKGAIHQAIDNFLTQVETDMLLGRIKQELRRKDSTATAENDTMAIRLQAVGLKEEATGNGKGIDVISNSVQHNVPAWSIFAMFFIVIPIAGNMIREREDGSLLRMKLIPGSYLEILTGKMFFFVGICVIQFYCMMLVGMYIMPLLDLPKLTMGRDAGATFLVAAAIGLAATSYGILIGTVFKTPNQALNFGAISIVILSAIGGIWIPLEIMPEKMQIVGHLSPLSWGLDAINDIYLRNGNIAYVWKNILRLVFTGFFMLALAGYVEKRRMS
- a CDS encoding ABC transporter ATP-binding protein; the protein is MAAIDVKELYKTYKGADEPTLKGLSFSFREGSIAGLLGPNGAGKTTTISILCGLVRGDSGNVLINGLHQDGGHREAIKRLVGIVPQRIALYPQLSALENLTYFGNLYGFKGNTLKTKILDLLERFGLEKSVNKEIYKYSGGMKRRANIIAAILHQPALLVLDEPTAGVDVQSRSVILQFLRDYNSQGNSILYTSHLLEEAQSLCDDVVIMDEGRKVIQGNPEDLIAALPDCQNLEDVFLHYTGYALRD
- the guaA gene encoding glutamine-hydrolyzing GMP synthase is translated as MTEKILILDFGSQYTQLIARSIRELNVYCEIKPCLQPIAWDESIKGIILSGSPFSVNDPNAPTVDIAAMAAKVPVLGVCYGAQLMAKNFGGDVAKSNIREYGRAFMEHNDKEEKLLYDISGKSQVWMSHSDTIKRIPESFEIIATTENIPVAAFKSTSVAANPIYGLQFHPEVTHSLEGKQIIRNFLLHVCGCTQDWTPAQFVQETIAKIKEQVGDKRVVMALSGGVDSTVAAELIHKAIGKNLFCIFVDNGLLRKDEYETVLESYKHMGLNVKGINAKELFYGQLDGVSDPEKKRKIIGRLFIEVFQHEAAELKDISFLGQGTIYPDVIESVSVNGPSVTIKSHHNVGGLPEKMNMQLVEPLRFLFKDEVRRVGREIGISDIFLARHPFPGPGLAIRILGAITPEKVDMLQQADAIYIDGLREAGLYDKVWQAGTILLPVQSVGVMGDERTYEFTVALRAVTSVDGMTADWAHLPYEFLAKMSNDIINRVKGINRVVYDISSKPPATIEWE
- a CDS encoding head GIN domain-containing protein; protein product: MRKNISWYFSFLTLATVTFLTSCNQFGRTVKGNGQVITENRPVAPFKAIRVEAGMNVFIKQGPTQSATIDAESNIMPLIELVPDGDQLIIRLKNKLSARTHNKFDIHISTEELSKVAVAGSGDIELDGQFTSKDAIEVKIGGAGSISGQLDAPKVTAAIAGAGDIKLTGQTRDLSVSIGGAGNFVGDNLLSENAEVKIAGSGDAKVHASVSLKAKIAGSGDIAYKGSPQVSSSIAGSGSVKKID
- a CDS encoding ABC transporter substrate-binding protein translates to MNLSFSIKHLFAGMAIAVAFSACSSSKKAVSKTSNPANVTTNKPVEKKPEPPKVDKKIPFNVPAFARDVKRSTYNVAIFTPLFLDSVFAGSTDIPGRTMPRYVLPGLEFYEGAQLALDTLQAQGYNLRVTVYDSKGKQSIPNLINSKVLDATDLIIASVTNPDLKELSDFSRNKEINFISATYPNDGGITDNPFLFISNSTLKTHCEAIQDYIQQAFANKNIILLRRNSAFESRMGADFKAAYDKSTNPKKSRIREVVWTDATTPEELSKYLLTDRTNVIVVTALDENGSKAILRKLSANSATYPMQVYGMPTWDVFKFKEPEFKGLQIYYSSPYYNDKTDYYSRYVSDYFRRTYRARPSDMAYKGFDMTYFFIRLMKQNGVYFNAEVNDAPKVISQFDFQPVYVKDGETTPSYFENKNIYIIQKGDSTDIKMNAVKN
- a CDS encoding dialkylrecorsinol condensing enzyme → MNVKPKVLVVYYTQTGQLRRIVDHVLAPLEGKVDVTYEQLVPVEPFVFPWKKETFYDTMPETVLGRPRGIQPLKVDVNAHFDLVLLAYQPWFLSPSQPTAAFLQSGDAAKLLKGKTVVTLVGGRNMWLNAQETVKQHLDKAGAKLAGNIVLVDKSPNLVSLVTVLRWLFKGKKEASRFLPQGGVQENEIITSKRFAGPLGKALESADWQPLQGELLAMDAVELIPDLILLEDRGIKAFRYWAKFISAKGGPGEASRKPRVSMYRSLLIPGIIVLSPVTIISSLIKKNLKKAELQRKVDYYKGVSLRN
- a CDS encoding BtrH N-terminal domain-containing protein, which produces MSDIHFHHTQTAHCESGVISNLLGHHGLQISEPMAFGIGAGLFFGHLPFVKVNGVPGTTYRIWPGAIFQRVCDRLGIKMQVEKFNSVEKGMTALDNTLAAGSPAGMLSSVYYLTYFPESYRFHFNAHNLVVYGKENGQYLVSDPVMDTVTAISPEALAQARFAKGFPAPKGKMYYPVSVPKEVSLEKPIIAGIKQTCHYMLKVPIPMFGVDGIRFLAKRIKKYPEKLDPRRAGLYLGNVIRMQEEIGTGGAGFRFIYAAFLQEASEKLNKPELSVLAGELTQIGDLWRNFAFSAGRVCKSRSADNVSYGDLSEMLFRNAAAEEAFFRKLSKVF
- a CDS encoding beta-ketoacyl-ACP synthase III — its product is MKEVYITRLSKFLPNKPVENEEMESILGMVDGKPSRMRLKILGNNKIKTRYYSLDQDGKSTHSNAEMTAEAVKALFDEKNPISDLQLLACGTTSPDQLLPNHAAMVHGLLKCQPVELIAATGACAAGMQAFKYAWMSIRCGNTSNAVSTGSEKFSAWMLAEKFQPEADKQNLLAQNGFIAFEKDFLRWMLSDGASAAYFSDKPNEDGISLRVDWVEIASYAHELETCMYAGSVKNEDGSTKGWIDMTPDEWAEHSVFSFKQDTRLLGKNIVPSGAVMWKQMVERYGINLDEIDWFLPHLSSEFFRLKIDEEITRIGVPIPLEKWFTNLANVGNVGTASPYLMLEELMNTGQLKKGQKIVMMVPESARFSYAYAGITVV